The Saprospiraceae bacterium genomic interval CCAAGAGCTACAATGCAAATACCATCAGGACCAGGATCTCATCCGCCAAGTCCAATCTTATTACTCCGGTCATGTATGAGAAGAATGGTGAATTGCGCGATCAGGATCGGGAAAACAACATGCCTGAAACCTGGGTGATTTATAGAAAATATGTTCTGAAATGTACACAGGCGGGCGCTATGGATTTTGACGATCTTCTGTTGCAGTTGTATCGATTGTTTCAGGAGAATCCTGAAAATGTATTGGAAAAATACCGGAAATTTTTCAGATACATTTTAGTCGATGAATTTCAGGATACCAATTACCTGCAGTATGCCATTATAAAGAAATTAGTGGTTTACGAAAACAGCCCCAGGAATATTTGCATTGTTGGTGATGATGCCCAAAGTATTTATTCCTTCAGAGGGGCCACGATTAAAAATATACTGGACTTTAAAAAAGATTTCCCGGAGACAAAAATTTTCAAACTCGAACAAAATTACCGGAGTACACCGCATATTGTCCAGGCCGCAAACGATGTGATTACCAGGAATGCAAATCAGATCCAAAAAGAAATCTGGACAGAAAAGGAAAGCGGCAATAAAATAAAACTGGTCAAGTGCACTACTGATATTGAAGAAGGCAGGAAAACAGCGGATTACATACTCGAGTTAAAAAACCGGTACCATCTTAAAAATAACAGTATAGCTATTTTGTACCGCACAAATGCGCAATCGAGGATTTTTGAAGAACAACTCAGAAGATACAACATCCCATATAAAATTTATGGTGGGATGTCGTTTTACCAACGCAAGGAAATCAAGGATTTTATTGCTTATTTGAGGCTGGTTGTGAACCCTCTCGATGCGGAAGCTTTCAAAAGAGTGATCAATTATCCTAAAAGGGGACTGGGCAACACAACTCTGGATAAGCTTTTGCAATTTGCAAATGAAAAGCCATGCAGCTTGTGGGATGCAGTCGATGAATTGGATGTTTCGGCAAAAACCAAACAAACACTCCGGCAATTTAAATTGCAAATACTTGAGGCACAGTCATACGCCAGAAATGCCGATGCTTATCAGACGGCTTTGTACATTTTTAAAATTTCAGGCCTTTCTTCGGAACTGAAATCTGATATGAGCAATGAGGGTATGCAGCGACTTGAAAATGTCATGTCCTTACTGGATGGTATCAAATCATTTACTGAACAGGACGAACTTGAAGAACAAACCGGAGAAAATCATAATCTGGCTTCCTTTCTGCAGTCTATTTCGCTGATCTCCGATCTTGATGAACATTCAGAAGAGAACGACTACATCACCCTGATGTCTGTGCACTCGGCTAAAGGGCTGGAATTCGATGCGGTCCTCGTTGTCGGACTGGAAGAAAATTTATTTCCCAGTTATATGTCCATGAAAGATCAGGACCAGATCGACGAAGAGCGCAGGTTGTTTTATGTAGCCATTACGCGTGCCCGGCATCATTTGGTTTTGAGTTATGCTCAAAACCGCTATTTATTTGGCAATTTAAGAATTTGCGCCCCAAGCAGATTTATTGAGGAAATTGATCCAGAAAGATTGGAAATGGATAAATCGGTAAAAGGAGTATTTGACCTGACCAGTGAAACAAATACGTTCAGACAGAAATGGGTAGCAACCAAACCAAAATTTTCGCAGGAAATCATGGGTAATTTTATTCCCAGTCCTTCAGAAACAATTCAATCAGGAATGGTGGTGTTACATCAAAAATTCGGCCGCGGCAAAATTATCCAAATTGAAGGAAGCAGAGACAATAGAGTGGCAACCATACTTTTTCAGGAAATCGACAACCCGCAGCGCAAGATCATATTAAAGTACGCTAAGCTACTGATTGTTCCGTGAAACGGTAGACCTTGTTTTTGAATATTTTCACTTTCAATGTAAATGAAAGTTCGACACATCACTCTTAGTTTCGGGAATTAAATTAGTTTATTAAATGTTCATGATGTTTTTTGCAGCAAAGAAATTGCTTAAAGGCTCTCTCGTACATAAACTTACCAGTTTTGACATTCTTTGAACTTTCCACCTTGCTCTGTTGATATTTCACCCCATCGGTGCTGGATTTAGAGCAAGTTTATGTTCCTAAAAGCGTTATGCCATTCTCCATTCTCCATTCTCTATTCTTTATTCTTCCTTCTCTACAAATAACTCAACCACCACTTATCCCTGTTGTTCGATTTATATCGATCATACCAATGGCAGATAGGATATAAAAGCATTAAAACAAAAATCCAAACCCCATAAACACCCAGTAAAGACAATCCTTCTCCGGGAACTACAAACAGAAATGGCAATTTTTGTGCCCCATCAATTGCTTCCTGGAAACTGTGCCCTCTTATAAAAAAGGAAATCACCGCCAATCCATGGATAATGTAGATATGAATGATGTAATAAAAAAATGCAGTCCTTCCAAAGATGCTCAGATTCCGGGTCAATGCGTTGTCTGTTTTTTCAACTGCAGCCAGAGCGATCAATGTGGGTCCGATCATGATACACAAATACAACAAACTGGGTGGGTATTTGTCGACATGCAGAAAGGATAGAAAAGTTAACCATCCATTCGATTGAACTTGCCAATCTACAGGGTCGCCGTATATATTGGTGAATCTTAATAAGGCAAAAAACAACAATAAACCAAGGCCTGCATTGATTAAAATTTTATTCCTGCGAGTCTCTGAAAATTCCGGATGAAATAATTTTCCGGCAGCATATCCCAATAACATCAATCCTGTCCAGGCGACAAACGGGTAAACGAGCAAAGCAAAATGCCCCGATGCAAAGGCATATGTTTTAAAATGGCCACTATGGAAGAAATCCCACCAAAAATTTGGGGTAAAGCCAGGTCTGGCTTCAATAAAGTCGAGCAAATTGTGGAAAAGAACAATGGTCAGTCCCAAGCCAAACAATAGAGCCATCGGTACTTTAAATCGTATACACAATCCAAGAATGACCATACTTATTCCAAGAGTCCAGATCACCTGAAATGGAATAAGATTGTAAAACGGATTGAAAGTCCAGGCCAGCGATATGATGAAAAATTCAGCAAATATCAACCAAAGCCCTCGTTTGATGACAAATGCCGATAATTCCAATTCAGTTTTTCTCAAACTTTGAAGGTAGATGGATACTCCAGATAAAAACACGAATACCGGAGCACAAAAATGAGTGATCCATCTTGTAAAATAGAGAGCAGTTGTAGTGGTTTGCAGATTCAGGGGATCATCTGTAAATGCTTCAATATGAAAATAATCGCGAACGTGGTCCAATGCCATGATGACCATGGCCAGGCCTCGCAATATGTCGATGGATTGGATCCTCTTTCGGGTAATCGATTCAGCGTTTGACATATAAATAAAATAACAGATTAAACTTGTCTCCAAAAGTAACAAATTAAATTACAAACCAACTATAAATGGCATAACGCTCATGGGGCACAACAATTTACTTTTCATAAATGGCCGGTCTGGTGGCTAAATTCTTTTTCAAAAATTGTTTTTCGAATGGAGATCCCGAAAATCTAAAATGATTCGGCAAGCTAAACTTTACTTGTGCAAGAACCCCAAACAGACGTTAGTATTTCTTCGGGGACAGGATTCAGGAAATATTATATGCAGTACAAGATTTCAATACCTCAAAAAAATTATGTTAATATTTTAAGCATTCTTAAAATGGAAGGGTGCCATTGGATTTTTTTTGCATCTTTGATATCTTATATTGACCATATGAATGTAAAAAAACCGGGTACCATTGAGAAATTTCTAAGCATCGTTGAACGTATTGGAAACGCCCTGCCACATCCTGCAACTTTATTCGCCATATTGGCTTTTATAGTGCTGCTCCTCAGCGGGATTTTGCATTGGATCGGTCTATCAGTGCTTCATCCGGGTACAGGTTCAGTAGTTAATGTGGTGAATCTTTTTTCAGTCGAAGGATTTCATAAAATCATTACTAACCTCATAACCAATTTTACTGGTTTTGCACCATTGGGCACTGTTTTGGTTGCTTTGTTAGGAATTGGGATTGCCGAAGGATTGGGATTGATAAGTGCAGGCTTAAGGCTTGTGGTATTAAAGTCTCCTCCAAGATTATTGACAGCCGTCATCGTTTTTTGCGGCGTAATAAGCAATACTGCCAGTGAAGTCGGTTACGTGCTCTTGGTGCCTTTGTCGGCAATTATTTTTCATGCCGTTGGAAGGCACCCGCTTGCCGGATTAGCCGCAGCCTTTGCAGGTGTTTCAGGAGGCTACAGTGCCAATCTCCTGTTGGGCACAGTTGATCCTTTGCTTGCCGGTTTGTCTCAGGAAGCTGCAAGAATTATTCAACCGGATTACACGGTCAACCCCATGTGTAATTATTACTTTATGGTTGCGTCCACTTTTCTTTTGACAATATTAGGGACTTGGGTGACTGAGAGAATCGTTGAACCCAGATTGGGGAAATACGACGGAGATGCACAAGCAGAAGAAATAAAACCTTTAAATCCGGACGAAAAACGTGGTTTAAAATTTACATTATTGGCGCTGATTTTATTTTCTGCATTTATAGTTGGTGGTTTATTGCCGGAGCATGGATATCTGAGAAATCCGGAGACGGGAGAAATTTTAAAGTCACCGTTTATGTCCGGAATAGTGGCCCTGCTTTTCTTTGGTGCGGCACTTTTAGGCATTGCTTATGGCATTGGCGCAAAGGTCATTAAATCAGATGCTGATGTGATGAAAGGGATGGCTAAAAGTATGGAAACGTTGGGTTCATACATCGTGCTGGTGTTTTTTGCAGCGCAGTTTGTTGCTTTTTTTAATTGGTCGAATATTGGCGTGGTCATTGCGGTAAAAGGAGCAGAATTGTTAAAAGCATCCGGATTTGGTCCAATCCCCCTCATGATCACTTTCATTGTTGTTTCTTCCATGATCAATCTGATCATGGGTAGTGCTTCGGCAAAATGGGCAATCATGGCGCCTGTATTTATTCCGATGTTCATGCTGTTGGGTTATTCTCCGGAATTTACTCAGGTAGCTTACAGGATTGGCGACAGCGTAACCAACATCATATCGCCAATGATGTCTTATTTTGCCCTGATTGTTGCTTTTATTCAACGATATCAAAAACAAGCCGGAATCGGCACTGTGGTGGCCACTATGTTGCCATATTCAGTTGTATTTCTGATTGGGTGGATCTTATTTTTCATCATCTGGATACTTCTCGAAATCCCAATTGGTCCGGGAGCTTCCATGTATTTGAATAAATAATGAATATTATTAGAGTAAATTTTTTCAACAGAAGGAGATCTCCGGAATATTTTAAAAACAATGTAAATACAATCAATTTTCGAGCTTATCGTTTAATTGCACTGTGAAATTATATTCTGGATCGGGGCGCTGGAAGTCAATTTTAATTGTCATTGGCCTGGCTTTTGTACTCATGCCTTTGTTTTATTCCAATTATCTCGGTAATAAGCTGGCAGATCTCGAGCTTAAGAAAATCGAATTGTTTGAAAGAACTTTGGCCGAAATCACTAATACTTCCAACCTGGATGCAAGCGAAGATGTAAGTTACGAACTGGAAATGCTTCATACCATTATTGAAGACCTCCAATTGATAGTTATCAACAGAAATCAAAATATAGATCTTTACAACTATCCTGAAAAAACCGATACCCTCAAGGAATTGAATCAGTTGCGGGCTAATGGTCCCTCTCCGCTGATCTCTGACGATTACACCATTTATTATAAATATCCATTTACACTGACCCTGCTTCGTTATTTTCCTCTTGTCCAGTTTTTATTGTTGATGTTGTACGCAGCTTTTGGCTACGCAGTTTTCAATGCGAGCCGGAGAGAAGAACAAAACCGGGTCTGGGTGGGTATGGCTAAAGAAACTGCACACCAACTGGGTACCCCGATTTCAGGAATGATTGGATGGCTCGAAGCTTTAAATATGAATCTGCCCGATGAAGAGTCTAAAAACATTCTTTCAGAAATGAATAAAGATGTTGAAAAGCTTCAATTGGTTGCAGACCGGTTTTCAAAAATTGGTTCGACACCTGAATTGGAAACTTTTGAATTGGATAAATTGCTTTGGGAAAGTATACATTATATTAAAGCAAGGGCTTCCAGGGAAATTGTTTTTTCATTGATGGACAATACCAATGGTCAATGCCATGCTTCTTTGAATGCAAACTTATTTTCCTGGGTTATCGAAAATATTTTGAGGAACTCATTAGATGCCATGGACAGCAAAGGAAATATCAGCGTGTCTATTCACCAGGATGGAAAATGGTTGAGCATCGATATCTCGGATACCGGAAAAGGAATCCGGACCACTAGAAAAAATGAAATTTTTAAACCAGGTTACACTACCAAGAAAAGAGGTTGGGGACTTGGGCTTTCCCTATCAAAGAGGATCATAGAAAATTATCACAATGGAAAAATATATGTAAAAGCCTCAGAACCAGGCAAAGGAACCATAATTTGTATTCAATTGCCAAGAATTTCTTAACAGGGCAAACGATACGTTAATCAACAAGGAGTACATTTACATTTCGTCTTACATTTGCAGACCGTATTAATTTAAACAGCAAACTATGAGCTTTTATGGGAAGATTTCAACCAAGTGCCCTTTAGAGCATTTCGGAATCCGCAACAACAACAATCAATATTGCAATCTGTCCCAGGCTGAATTGATCGAAGAAAGCCTCAAGCGCAAGCTTGGAGAATTAAGTGATCAGGGAGCTTTGTGTATTAAAACCGGAAAATTTACAGGCAGAAGCCCTGACGATAAATTTACTGTCGATGATGCTGTGAGTCATGATTCTGTCGACTGGAATAAATTTAATCAAGCTTTTCCAAAAGATAAATTCAACAAACTATTGGAGAAAGTTTGCAGGTATTTTGATGGCAAAGACATCTTTGTAAAAGATGCTTATGCCTGTGCGGATCCGAGATATCGGATCACCATCCGGGTATTTGCAGAATATCCCTGGAGTGCACAGTTCGCGGGGAATATGTTTATTAGACCAGACGAAACAGAACTTGAAGATTTCGATCCGGAATGGTGTATTTATTGTGCACCTGGATTTCAAGCCGACCCTTCCGAGGATGGAACCCGGCAACAAAACTTCTCAATAATTGATTTTGAATCCAAGAGGATATTAATTGGAGGTTCAGCTTATACAGGTGAGATCAAAAAATCGATTTTTACCATACTTAATTTTGTGCTCCCCTTTCAGAAAAACGTTCTTTCGATGCATTGCTCAGCCAATATCGGTAAGAAAGGAGATACAGCCATCTTCTTCGGACTATCTGGAACCGGAAAAACCACATTGTCTGCAGATCCGGATCGATTTTTAATCGGGGATGACGAACATGCTTGGTCAGATGAAGGTACTTTTAATTTTGAAGGTGGATGTTATGCTAAATGCATAGACCTTACCGAAGAAAAAGAACCAGATATATATCGGGCCATATGTTCAGGAGCCATATTGGAAAATATACAATTTTTTGAAGGAACCAACATTCCCGA includes:
- a CDS encoding UvrD-helicase domain-containing protein, translated to MFNYLDELNEVQRQAVTQIDGPVMVIAGPGSGKTRVLTFRLAYLIEQGIPPHQILALTFTNKAAKEMTERISHLAGTAVKKVWCGTFHSIFARILRVEASKIGYPPNFSIYDTDDTRSVVAEIIKELDLNPKSYNANTIRTRISSAKSNLITPVMYEKNGELRDQDRENNMPETWVIYRKYVLKCTQAGAMDFDDLLLQLYRLFQENPENVLEKYRKFFRYILVDEFQDTNYLQYAIIKKLVVYENSPRNICIVGDDAQSIYSFRGATIKNILDFKKDFPETKIFKLEQNYRSTPHIVQAANDVITRNANQIQKEIWTEKESGNKIKLVKCTTDIEEGRKTADYILELKNRYHLKNNSIAILYRTNAQSRIFEEQLRRYNIPYKIYGGMSFYQRKEIKDFIAYLRLVVNPLDAEAFKRVINYPKRGLGNTTLDKLLQFANEKPCSLWDAVDELDVSAKTKQTLRQFKLQILEAQSYARNADAYQTALYIFKISGLSSELKSDMSNEGMQRLENVMSLLDGIKSFTEQDELEEQTGENHNLASFLQSISLISDLDEHSEENDYITLMSVHSAKGLEFDAVLVVGLEENLFPSYMSMKDQDQIDEERRLFYVAITRARHHLVLSYAQNRYLFGNLRICAPSRFIEEIDPERLEMDKSVKGVFDLTSETNTFRQKWVATKPKFSQEIMGNFIPSPSETIQSGMVVLHQKFGRGKIIQIEGSRDNRVATILFQEIDNPQRKIILKYAKLLIVP
- a CDS encoding DUF1624 domain-containing protein, which produces MSNAESITRKRIQSIDILRGLAMVIMALDHVRDYFHIEAFTDDPLNLQTTTTALYFTRWITHFCAPVFVFLSGVSIYLQSLRKTELELSAFVIKRGLWLIFAEFFIISLAWTFNPFYNLIPFQVIWTLGISMVILGLCIRFKVPMALLFGLGLTIVLFHNLLDFIEARPGFTPNFWWDFFHSGHFKTYAFASGHFALLVYPFVAWTGLMLLGYAAGKLFHPEFSETRRNKILINAGLGLLLFFALLRFTNIYGDPVDWQVQSNGWLTFLSFLHVDKYPPSLLYLCIMIGPTLIALAAVEKTDNALTRNLSIFGRTAFFYYIIHIYIIHGLAVISFFIRGHSFQEAIDGAQKLPFLFVVPGEGLSLLGVYGVWIFVLMLLYPICHWYDRYKSNNRDKWWLSYL
- a CDS encoding AbgT family transporter — translated: MNVKKPGTIEKFLSIVERIGNALPHPATLFAILAFIVLLLSGILHWIGLSVLHPGTGSVVNVVNLFSVEGFHKIITNLITNFTGFAPLGTVLVALLGIGIAEGLGLISAGLRLVVLKSPPRLLTAVIVFCGVISNTASEVGYVLLVPLSAIIFHAVGRHPLAGLAAAFAGVSGGYSANLLLGTVDPLLAGLSQEAARIIQPDYTVNPMCNYYFMVASTFLLTILGTWVTERIVEPRLGKYDGDAQAEEIKPLNPDEKRGLKFTLLALILFSAFIVGGLLPEHGYLRNPETGEILKSPFMSGIVALLFFGAALLGIAYGIGAKVIKSDADVMKGMAKSMETLGSYIVLVFFAAQFVAFFNWSNIGVVIAVKGAELLKASGFGPIPLMITFIVVSSMINLIMGSASAKWAIMAPVFIPMFMLLGYSPEFTQVAYRIGDSVTNIISPMMSYFALIVAFIQRYQKQAGIGTVVATMLPYSVVFLIGWILFFIIWILLEIPIGPGASMYLNK
- a CDS encoding HAMP domain-containing histidine kinase is translated as MKLYSGSGRWKSILIVIGLAFVLMPLFYSNYLGNKLADLELKKIELFERTLAEITNTSNLDASEDVSYELEMLHTIIEDLQLIVINRNQNIDLYNYPEKTDTLKELNQLRANGPSPLISDDYTIYYKYPFTLTLLRYFPLVQFLLLMLYAAFGYAVFNASRREEQNRVWVGMAKETAHQLGTPISGMIGWLEALNMNLPDEESKNILSEMNKDVEKLQLVADRFSKIGSTPELETFELDKLLWESIHYIKARASREIVFSLMDNTNGQCHASLNANLFSWVIENILRNSLDAMDSKGNISVSIHQDGKWLSIDISDTGKGIRTTRKNEIFKPGYTTKKRGWGLGLSLSKRIIENYHNGKIYVKASEPGKGTIICIQLPRIS
- the pckA gene encoding phosphoenolpyruvate carboxykinase (ATP), translated to MSFYGKISTKCPLEHFGIRNNNNQYCNLSQAELIEESLKRKLGELSDQGALCIKTGKFTGRSPDDKFTVDDAVSHDSVDWNKFNQAFPKDKFNKLLEKVCRYFDGKDIFVKDAYACADPRYRITIRVFAEYPWSAQFAGNMFIRPDETELEDFDPEWCIYCAPGFQADPSEDGTRQQNFSIIDFESKRILIGGSAYTGEIKKSIFTILNFVLPFQKNVLSMHCSANIGKKGDTAIFFGLSGTGKTTLSADPDRFLIGDDEHAWSDEGTFNFEGGCYAKCIDLTEEKEPDIYRAICSGAILENIQFFEGTNIPDYSNSKITENTRVSYPIEHIRNAVIPSIGGHPRNIFFLTCDAYGILPPISKLNKAQAMYHYISGYTAKVAGTETGVTEPKATFSACFGAPFLPLHPTFYAEMLGQRIEKFNPNIWLVNTGWTGGAYGTGSRIKLPYTRTLISAALNGQLEQMEFARDEVFGLEYPTSCPGVPSEILNPRNTWPDKKLYDQKAFALAELFTTNFEKYENKASEAIRAAAPKLVTGSSV